A window of Candidatus Hydrogenedentota bacterium contains these coding sequences:
- a CDS encoding L,D-transpeptidase family protein: protein MKKRYFGKQKKEPGLGRIILALAAVMGVLVLASYLYRHGGDVFSRMRSGSGESAAQAVEQARLLLEQGDAAAAAEALRPALRSGDPVTGPKAVILQADIDTAAGKPAEALKRLEAAVATFRSSPEFPALTVRLARELERAGRAEEARTLYESLRDNAPPEMQAFGLCGLGRLTEAGGDLVAARDLFRDAVERAPWDGPAWNEAVEPLGRLNTTLIFSRQETPESRFYTVEKGDNITSIGIKLNTTQGLLLQANGLSENPMLNLGQRLKYTPKDFHIVIERSTCRLFLLDNRGIFKMYRVGLGKPGHETALGKHIIGVKQKDPVWFKPGFGPIQPGDPANELGTRWMPLIPQEEGLPKDLGIHGTIAPETVGHYSSHGCARMVNAEVEELWDLVVRSTPVAIVETYTPGMSLEPSDAKEASGAKSGADSPVEGAVAAPAGGE, encoded by the coding sequence ATGAAGAAAAGGTATTTCGGAAAACAGAAAAAGGAACCGGGGCTGGGCAGGATTATTCTGGCACTGGCGGCCGTCATGGGAGTGCTGGTGCTGGCCAGTTATTTATACCGCCACGGCGGGGACGTGTTTTCCCGCATGAGGTCCGGCTCGGGTGAGTCGGCGGCCCAGGCGGTGGAACAGGCCCGGCTGTTGCTGGAACAGGGGGACGCGGCCGCGGCGGCCGAGGCGCTCCGTCCGGCGTTGCGGTCCGGCGACCCCGTCACCGGGCCAAAGGCCGTGATCTTGCAGGCTGACATTGACACGGCCGCGGGAAAACCGGCGGAGGCGCTGAAACGGCTCGAGGCTGCCGTGGCCACATTCCGGTCCAGTCCGGAATTTCCCGCGCTCACCGTGCGGCTGGCGCGGGAACTTGAGCGGGCGGGACGCGCTGAGGAGGCCCGCACGCTATATGAAAGCCTCCGGGACAACGCCCCGCCGGAAATGCAGGCGTTCGGCCTTTGCGGACTGGGCAGGCTGACGGAGGCGGGCGGGGACTTGGTGGCGGCACGAGACCTTTTCCGGGACGCCGTGGAGCGGGCGCCATGGGACGGTCCGGCCTGGAACGAGGCGGTGGAGCCGCTGGGCAGACTGAACACAACGCTTATCTTCTCGCGGCAGGAAACCCCGGAAAGCCGCTTTTACACGGTTGAAAAGGGGGACAACATCACCAGCATCGGGATCAAGCTGAACACCACGCAGGGACTGCTGCTGCAGGCCAACGGGCTGTCCGAGAACCCCATGCTGAACCTCGGCCAGCGCCTGAAGTACACACCCAAAGATTTCCATATTGTCATCGAACGGTCCACCTGCCGGCTGTTCCTGCTGGACAACCGGGGCATCTTCAAGATGTACCGGGTGGGCCTGGGAAAACCCGGCCATGAAACCGCCCTCGGCAAGCACATCATCGGCGTGAAACAAAAGGACCCCGTCTGGTTCAAGCCGGGATTCGGACCCATTCAGCCGGGCGACCCCGCCAACGAGCTTGGAACACGCTGGATGCCGCTCATTCCCCAGGAGGAGGGTCTTCCCAAGGATTTGGGGATTCACGGCACCATCGCCCCGGAGACTGTGGGCCATTACAGTTCGCACGGCTGCGCCCGCATGGTCAACGCCGAGGTGGAGGAGTTGTGGGACCTGGTGGTGCGCTCAACCCCCGTGGCGATTGTTGAAACCTACACTCCGGGCATGTCGCTGGAGCCCTCCGATGCCAAGGAAGCCTCCGGGGCAAAGTCCGGGGCGGACTCGCCGGTGGAAGGGGCGGTCGCCGCCCCTGCGGGCGGGGAATAG